A single genomic interval of Thermococcus sp. harbors:
- a CDS encoding TatD family hydrolase, translating to MIDAHAHFEFYRKEAPQIIEKCRKELRAVVDSITEYRKAHVWKSWELLRPYFGFVFPTLGYHPNEARRGNWEKVRKVEAFILEHRDEIVAIGEIGLDYYHAENERGRENQKEIFQHFLNLAIELKLPVVIHAREAEREAFELVQRAGVSAYFHSFAGSAD from the coding sequence ATGATAGACGCGCACGCTCACTTCGAATTTTACAGAAAGGAAGCCCCTCAGATAATAGAAAAGTGCAGGAAAGAGCTGAGGGCGGTGGTTGATTCGATAACCGAATACAGGAAAGCCCACGTCTGGAAGAGCTGGGAGCTCCTCAGGCCATACTTTGGCTTCGTCTTTCCAACGCTTGGCTACCACCCCAACGAGGCAAGGAGGGGGAACTGGGAGAAGGTGAGGAAAGTTGAGGCCTTCATCCTTGAGCACAGGGACGAGATAGTCGCGATAGGTGAGATAGGCCTCGACTACTACCACGCCGAGAACGAGAGGGGGAGGGAAAACCAAAAGGAGATTTTCCAGCATTTTCTCAACCTCGCCATTGAACTGAAACTGCCGGTTGTCATCCACGCGAGGGAGGCCGAAAGAGAAGCCTTCGAGCTCGTCCAGAGGGCAGGTGTGAGTGCATACTTCCACTCCTTCGCCGGGAGCGCTGATTT